One Pomacea canaliculata isolate SZHN2017 linkage group LG9, ASM307304v1, whole genome shotgun sequence DNA segment encodes these proteins:
- the LOC112572749 gene encoding myogenesis-regulating glycosidase-like isoform X4, protein MCFERRPGFLRLFLKSKKNTGVKYAPPREKQNQMSKKEILAKYRVHIFVVAIFIISVLFISLGWFYRDKTEQEDSARQKIFLDPRKRILTLSDGHDEVSVLLGQDIPQWQLPMHCQLVEEDNPNSKECLWKNNAVVRVNFFQERVDGGTDTVGCYNVSWETLRSSVVPYDCFNLGTAEWYGPSNQSDGTWPVQGNFSYVPTPYRMGNNGVFSNVFQPYWLSSTGVGLLLNADEPITLQWNTSRPGYLCVVSNYTGPLYGQTYQSRLPFLNYTICNGQDINQTHRVMKTLVRGATPVDLIPREVILNPIWSAKELAGTERYNETHIQDFVTKLKTNGMNCSLLVMDGDWQDKHGDLTFDPARFANLANLTELLQTACSLSLEVTPYFDYRSVENFHTVVENFFVRDDGGRVPGLTRYRQTRPAPWWTSRDRKHARGSATP, encoded by the exons ATGTGCTTCGAACGACGACCAGGGTTTCTCAGATTATTTCTGAAAAGCAAGAAGAACACCGGAGTCAAATATGCGCCTCCCCGGGAAAAGCAG AATCAGATGAGCAAGAAAGAGATTTTGGCCAAGTATCGGGTTCACATCTTCGTGGTCgccatcttcatcatcagcgTGCTGTTCATCTCCCTGGGCTGGTTCTACCGAGACAAGACCGAGCAGGAGGACTCGGCCCGCCAGAAGATATTCCTCGACCCCAGGAAGCGGATACTGACCCTGTCTGATGGTCATGATGAG GTCAGTGTCTTGCTGGGTCAGGACATCCCGCAGTGGCAGCTGCCCATGCACTGTCAGCTGGTGGAGGAAGACAACCCCAACTCCAAAGAATGTTTGTGGAAAAACAACGCCGTGGTGCGGGTCAACTTCTTCCAGGAGCGAGTCGATGGAGGGACGGACACAGTGGGATGCTACAATGTATCCTGGGAAACCCTGAGATCCTCCGT TGTTCCTTACGACTGCTTCAACCTGGGCACCGCCGAGTGGTACGGGCCGTCCAACCAGTCAGACGGCACGTGGCCCGTACAGGGAAACTTCTCCTACGTGCCCACCCCGTACCGAATGGGCAACAACGGCGTCTTCAGCAACGTCTTTCAACCGTACTGGCTGTCTTCCACAGGG GTGGGTCTGCTGCTCAATGCTGACGAGCCAATCACCTTACAATGGAATACTTCGCGGCCCGGttacctgtgtgttgtgtctAACTACACTGGGCCTCTCTACGGACAAACATATCAAAGCAGGCTGCCCTTCCTTAACTACACCATCTGTAACGGTCAAGATATTAACCAG ACTCACCGAGTAATGAAAACGCTCGTACGTGGAGCGACACCTGTCGACCTCATTCCGAGGGAGGTTATATTGAACCCCATATGGTCAGCTAAGGAGTTAGCCGGCACGGAGCGTTATAACGAGACCCACATTCAAGACTTCGTCACCAAACTGAAG ACGAATGGCATGAACTGCAGCTTGCTGGTGATGGACGGGGACTGGCAAGATAAGCACGGCgacttgacctttgaccctgcTCGCTTCGCAAACTTGGCTAACCTGACGGAGTTACTTCAGACTGCGTGCAGCCTCTCTCTGGAGGTCACCCCTTACTTTGACTACCGCTCCGTGGAAAACTTCCACACGGTGGTGGAGAACTTCTTCGTGCGGGACGACGGTGGACGGGTGCCGGGCCTGACCCGCTACCGCCAGACAAGGCCGGCGCCATGGTGGACGTCACGCGACCGGAAGCACGCACGTGGTTCGGCAACTCCATGA
- the LOC112572749 gene encoding uncharacterized protein LOC112572749 isoform X1 has product MSTAPTVALSMTFALSPTSPVTMDDAAINNRHRVRRSPPPPSPSPQQPLYPPEVSIAAAAARTESVIVSPLPSLPSRPSQVHVSCSGVFPASGRGPQVANSSPAPPVVGAHDVREKRRDNAVIASSPVPRSLSSAVQLVLQTPACAVCASLRIARVSVLSTGRRRRIPITLPELGFDHSLQPPGEIPARPGRCHVDVIAACIGTRSDVIPGRPDELRKRTGGILPSISLVASEGFGTARGTTAVHTQDPAVEVAECRILITCSRRPQLNSSVLSFGRHDDGRDEIFLSLLIAVFVRSPYPSLSVIQQLLSFFHLNPPFIFGENQMSKKEILAKYRVHIFVVAIFIISVLFISLGWFYRDKTEQEDSARQKIFLDPRKRILTLSDGHDEVSVLLGQDIPQWQLPMHCQLVEEDNPNSKECLWKNNAVVRVNFFQERVDGGTDTVGCYNVSWETLRSSVVPYDCFNLGTAEWYGPSNQSDGTWPVQGNFSYVPTPYRMGNNGVFSNVFQPYWLSSTGVGLLLNADEPITLQWNTSRPGYLCVVSNYTGPLYGQTYQSRLPFLNYTICNGQDINQTHRVMKTLVRGATPVDLIPREVILNPIWSAKELAGTERYNETHIQDFVTKLKTNGMNCSLLVMDGDWQDKHGDLTFDPARFANLANLTELLQTACSLSLEVTPYFDYRSVENFHTVVENFFVRDDGGRVPGLTRYRQTRPAPWWTSRDRKHARGSATP; this is encoded by the exons ATGTCTACTGCACCAACAGTGGCGCTGTCGATGACGTTCGCCTTGTCGCCAACGTCTCCTGTGACGATGGATGACGCGGCGATAAACAACAGACATCGCGTTCGGcgctcaccaccaccaccatcaccatcaccacaacaACCACTCTATCCTCCGGAGGTCTCCATCGCTGCCGCCGCTGCCAGAACTGAGTCAGTTATCGTCTCTCCACTTCCCTCGCTCCCCTCCCGTCCTTCACAGGTCCACGTCTCATGCAGCGGCGTCTTCCCCGCGAGTGGTCGTGGTCCCCAGGTCGCCAACTCCTCCCCCGCTCCGCCGGTCGTCGGAGCTCACGATGTCCGCGAGAAACGGCGAGACAATGCTGTTATCGCCAGCAGCCCTGTCCCTCGCTCCTTATCCTCCGCCGTCCAACTTGTCCTCCAAACCCCCGCATGCGCCGTCTGTGCGTCGCTCCGCATCGCACGTGTCAGCGTCCTCTCCAcgggtcgtcgtcgtcgtatcCCGATCACCCTCCCCGAACTTGGGTTCGATCACAGCCTACAACCACCCGGCGAGATTCCGGCGCGGCCAGGCCGTTGCCACGTCGACGTCATCGCCGCCTGCATCGGCACCCGTAGTGACGTCATCCCGGGAAGACCCGACGAACTCCGAAAACGGACAGGAGGGATCCTTCCCAGCATCTCCCTCGTGGCCTCGGAGGGCTTCGGAACCGCACGTGGAACGACCGCTGTCCACACCCAGGACCCTGCTGTCGAGGTCGCTGAGTGCAGAATCCTCATCACCTGTAGCAGGAGGCCACAACTCAACTCGTCAGTCCTCAGTTTCGGTCGTCACGACGACGGGAGAGACgaaatttttctctctctcctcatcgCCGTCTTCGTCCGAAGCCCCTACCCGTCATTGTCTGTGATTCAGCAGCTGTTATCTTTCTTTCACCTCAACCCCCCCTTCATTTTTGGAGAG AATCAGATGAGCAAGAAAGAGATTTTGGCCAAGTATCGGGTTCACATCTTCGTGGTCgccatcttcatcatcagcgTGCTGTTCATCTCCCTGGGCTGGTTCTACCGAGACAAGACCGAGCAGGAGGACTCGGCCCGCCAGAAGATATTCCTCGACCCCAGGAAGCGGATACTGACCCTGTCTGATGGTCATGATGAG GTCAGTGTCTTGCTGGGTCAGGACATCCCGCAGTGGCAGCTGCCCATGCACTGTCAGCTGGTGGAGGAAGACAACCCCAACTCCAAAGAATGTTTGTGGAAAAACAACGCCGTGGTGCGGGTCAACTTCTTCCAGGAGCGAGTCGATGGAGGGACGGACACAGTGGGATGCTACAATGTATCCTGGGAAACCCTGAGATCCTCCGT TGTTCCTTACGACTGCTTCAACCTGGGCACCGCCGAGTGGTACGGGCCGTCCAACCAGTCAGACGGCACGTGGCCCGTACAGGGAAACTTCTCCTACGTGCCCACCCCGTACCGAATGGGCAACAACGGCGTCTTCAGCAACGTCTTTCAACCGTACTGGCTGTCTTCCACAGGG GTGGGTCTGCTGCTCAATGCTGACGAGCCAATCACCTTACAATGGAATACTTCGCGGCCCGGttacctgtgtgttgtgtctAACTACACTGGGCCTCTCTACGGACAAACATATCAAAGCAGGCTGCCCTTCCTTAACTACACCATCTGTAACGGTCAAGATATTAACCAG ACTCACCGAGTAATGAAAACGCTCGTACGTGGAGCGACACCTGTCGACCTCATTCCGAGGGAGGTTATATTGAACCCCATATGGTCAGCTAAGGAGTTAGCCGGCACGGAGCGTTATAACGAGACCCACATTCAAGACTTCGTCACCAAACTGAAG ACGAATGGCATGAACTGCAGCTTGCTGGTGATGGACGGGGACTGGCAAGATAAGCACGGCgacttgacctttgaccctgcTCGCTTCGCAAACTTGGCTAACCTGACGGAGTTACTTCAGACTGCGTGCAGCCTCTCTCTGGAGGTCACCCCTTACTTTGACTACCGCTCCGTGGAAAACTTCCACACGGTGGTGGAGAACTTCTTCGTGCGGGACGACGGTGGACGGGTGCCGGGCCTGACCCGCTACCGCCAGACAAGGCCGGCGCCATGGTGGACGTCACGCGACCGGAAGCACGCACGTGGTTCGGCAACTCCATGA